From Streptomyces sp. NBC_01754, a single genomic window includes:
- a CDS encoding PDR/VanB family oxidoreductase, producing MANGTEDRAVAGADTVGTGEGTAGAAEPDGLLEVVVRRRTPVADGVVSLELARIDGEPLPPFTAGSHVDLHLGPGLVRQYSLCGDPADLSAYRLGILRTADSRGGSLRVHSRVRPGQFLLMSPPKNNFAVDVTATRSVLFAGGIGITPLLAMARQLAAEGAEFEVHHRARDRGRFAFADELTALAGGNRVAWYADDDPETATAFDAEAIVRAAGGGAHVYVCGPRGFMDHVEDAARRAGVPEEAIHEENFANEVDHSGTPFTVVAARSGVKARVESGRTIAETLREQGVAVRTTCETGVCGTCLTRVVEGTPDHRDVFQSPARQRTNRDVALCCSRSRTPILVVDV from the coding sequence GTGGCGAATGGGACGGAGGACCGGGCGGTGGCCGGGGCCGACACGGTCGGTACCGGCGAGGGTACGGCCGGGGCCGCTGAGCCGGACGGACTGCTGGAGGTAGTCGTACGGCGCCGGACGCCGGTCGCCGACGGCGTCGTGTCGCTGGAACTGGCCCGGATCGACGGCGAGCCCCTGCCGCCCTTCACCGCCGGCAGCCATGTCGACCTGCACCTCGGCCCCGGCCTGGTGCGCCAGTACTCCTTGTGCGGCGATCCCGCCGACCTGTCCGCCTACCGCCTCGGGATCCTCCGTACGGCGGACTCCAGGGGCGGGTCACTCCGGGTGCACAGCCGCGTCAGGCCGGGGCAGTTCCTGCTGATGAGTCCGCCGAAGAACAACTTCGCGGTCGACGTCACGGCAACCCGCTCCGTCCTGTTCGCGGGCGGGATCGGTATCACGCCGTTGCTGGCGATGGCCAGGCAACTCGCGGCGGAAGGGGCGGAGTTCGAGGTCCATCACCGGGCCAGGGACCGTGGCCGGTTCGCCTTCGCCGACGAGCTGACCGCACTCGCGGGCGGGAACCGGGTGGCGTGGTACGCCGACGACGACCCGGAGACGGCGACCGCCTTCGACGCCGAGGCGATCGTCCGCGCGGCCGGCGGCGGGGCGCACGTCTACGTCTGCGGCCCACGGGGCTTCATGGACCACGTCGAGGACGCGGCCCGGCGGGCCGGTGTCCCGGAGGAGGCCATCCACGAGGAGAACTTCGCCAACGAGGTCGACCACTCGGGCACCCCGTTCACGGTGGTCGCCGCCCGCAGCGGGGTGAAGGCGCGCGTCGAGTCGGGCCGCACCATCGCCGAGACGCTGCGCGAGCAGGGAGTGGCGGTGCGCACGACGTGTGAGACGGGGGTGTGCGGAACCTGCCTGACCCGGGTCGTCGAGGGCACCCCGGACCACCGGGACGTGTTCCAGTCCCCGGCCCGGCAGCGCACCAACCGGGACGTCGCCCTGTGCTGCAGCCGCTCCCGCACCCCGATTCTGGTGGTGGACGTCTGA
- a CDS encoding MFS transporter — MTARLTLINRDYTRLWVGQAVSSIGDAVFSTTLVLWVATVLTKDKSWAPMAVSGVLLATGTAVLFVGPLAGVFVDRWDKLSTMLRTEVVRGALVALLAAVSFLPVSALPVGVWLALVYVTVLTLNASSQFFTPARFAVIADLVTGDADRARAAGIAQATSQTAWIVGPPLAAPLLFTAGLQWALLFNALSYAVSYVAIRSINTIPAAAAPAEPGGTKGATAHRSGLLREFAAGLRYFAHSRFLVTLVLIAVIGQFGIGTLSTLNVFFATENLHMSTHLFGYVGTAMGLGGIVGALCAGRVVQWFGARRTTWIGLLVSGALLVLYSRQTGFLGGIVLLCAFTVPLTMLNTAMAPLLLAAAPAEYRGRVIAVFYPVTQLASMLAAVLSGWLAGSVLRDVAGYVLGLRFGAIDTIFAVSGLIVVLSGVYAWAALPDRSGAETDGGPGAAGREEAGTAQHTVPDDEGLPRSSAAS; from the coding sequence ATGACGGCACGTCTGACGCTCATCAACCGCGACTACACCCGGCTCTGGGTCGGGCAGGCGGTCTCGTCCATCGGGGACGCCGTCTTCAGCACCACCCTGGTGCTGTGGGTGGCCACCGTGCTGACGAAGGACAAGAGCTGGGCGCCGATGGCGGTCAGCGGTGTCCTGCTGGCGACGGGAACCGCCGTGCTCTTCGTCGGCCCGCTCGCCGGCGTGTTCGTGGACCGCTGGGACAAGCTCAGCACGATGCTCCGCACCGAAGTGGTCCGCGGCGCGCTGGTGGCCCTGCTGGCCGCCGTCTCCTTCCTGCCCGTCAGCGCCCTCCCCGTGGGGGTCTGGCTCGCCCTCGTCTACGTGACGGTGCTGACGCTCAACGCCTCCAGCCAGTTCTTCACACCGGCGCGATTCGCCGTCATCGCGGATCTGGTGACCGGGGACGCCGACCGCGCCCGGGCGGCCGGCATCGCGCAGGCAACCAGCCAGACCGCGTGGATCGTCGGGCCGCCCCTCGCCGCGCCGCTGCTCTTCACCGCCGGTCTGCAGTGGGCGCTGCTCTTCAACGCGCTCTCCTATGCCGTGTCGTACGTCGCGATCCGGTCCATCAACACGATCCCGGCCGCGGCGGCTCCGGCCGAGCCCGGCGGTACGAAGGGGGCGACCGCGCACCGGAGCGGTCTGCTGCGGGAGTTCGCGGCCGGCCTCCGCTACTTCGCTCACAGCCGGTTCCTGGTCACACTGGTGCTGATCGCCGTCATCGGCCAGTTCGGGATCGGCACCCTCAGCACCCTCAACGTGTTCTTCGCGACGGAGAACCTCCATATGTCCACCCACCTCTTCGGATACGTCGGTACGGCCATGGGGCTGGGCGGTATCGTCGGCGCGCTGTGCGCGGGCCGGGTGGTCCAGTGGTTCGGCGCGCGGCGGACCACCTGGATCGGTCTGCTGGTGAGTGGTGCCCTGCTGGTCCTCTACTCCCGGCAGACCGGTTTCCTCGGAGGGATCGTCCTGCTGTGCGCCTTCACCGTTCCGCTCACCATGCTGAACACGGCGATGGCACCCCTGCTGCTCGCCGCGGCACCTGCCGAGTACCGGGGACGGGTGATCGCCGTGTTCTACCCCGTGACACAACTGGCGTCGATGCTCGCCGCCGTCCTGTCCGGCTGGCTCGCCGGTTCCGTACTGCGGGACGTCGCGGGCTACGTCCTCGGTCTCCGGTTCGGAGCCATCGACACGATCTTCGCGGTGTCCGGGTTGATCGTCGTACTCTCCGGTGTCTACGCCTGGGCGGCCCTCCCCGACAGGAGCGGCGCCGAGACCGACGGCGGCCCCGGCGCCGCCGGGCGAGAGGAGGCGGGCACGGCGCAGCACACCGTGCCGGACGACGAGGGTCTCCCGCGGTCCTCGGCCGCCTCCTGA
- a CDS encoding DUF6895 family protein, giving the protein MPSPLDQLSAGTLDWLGKNLEHFDPFSPSGRSAAHVEAKAALELALLCHCAARLDGAPDSLAEAAALVRTLWQRPDFPGLFDAHPGHASSYGLIYAALAPEGIDDTSCRSRLAGLDPDFLSPVGKTPYQRIETRYYADKAGARHGIEPYSELAPRSPLVAPDTPVRGSGDAAPLTGPQAYALTHTAFYLGDFGRTGPGLTGHALTRSRDLVCRMLRHCVEHDEWDLAAELVLTQFILGVEPLRTASGAAAVECLVRAQLPDGALPGRSATLRAADSDPAGEFFAKAYHTTLVTALMTLVVSSARPS; this is encoded by the coding sequence ATGCCCTCACCACTCGACCAGCTCTCCGCCGGCACGCTCGACTGGCTGGGAAAGAACCTGGAGCACTTCGACCCCTTCTCGCCGAGCGGCCGTTCGGCAGCACATGTGGAGGCGAAGGCCGCACTGGAACTCGCGCTGCTGTGCCACTGCGCGGCCCGCCTGGACGGAGCCCCGGACTCCCTGGCCGAGGCGGCCGCCCTCGTCCGGACCCTCTGGCAGCGCCCGGACTTCCCCGGACTCTTCGACGCCCATCCCGGGCACGCGTCCTCCTACGGGCTGATCTACGCCGCACTGGCCCCGGAGGGAATCGACGACACCTCGTGCCGGTCCAGGCTCGCGGGGCTGGACCCAGATTTCCTCTCACCGGTCGGGAAGACGCCCTACCAGCGCATCGAGACCCGCTACTACGCGGACAAGGCCGGTGCCCGCCACGGGATCGAACCGTACTCCGAACTGGCCCCCCGGAGCCCCCTCGTCGCGCCGGACACCCCGGTGCGCGGGAGCGGGGACGCGGCCCCGCTCACCGGCCCACAGGCGTACGCACTGACGCACACCGCCTTCTACCTCGGTGATTTCGGCCGGACCGGCCCCGGGCTGACCGGGCACGCTCTGACACGGTCCCGGGACCTGGTCTGCCGGATGCTGCGCCACTGCGTGGAGCACGACGAGTGGGACCTGGCCGCCGAACTCGTCCTCACCCAGTTCATCCTGGGGGTCGAGCCGCTGCGTACCGCCTCGGGAGCCGCTGCCGTGGAGTGCCTGGTCCGCGCCCAGCTGCCCGACGGCGCTCTCCCCGGCCGGTCGGCCACGCTCAGGGCGGCCGATTCGGACCCGGCCGGCGAGTTCTTCGCGAAGGCGTACCACACAACCCTGGTGACCGCTCTGATGACACTGGTCGTCTCGTCGGCGAGGCCGTCATGA
- a CDS encoding radical SAM protein, producing MSVDQADRVSGERLLRGKRNWWFLGPGGVARLGSRHVTADGTLRPESERSLRERGLFATIPPQSYALTVLTSTHCNLGCGYCFQNTAQDQAGGGRPPRIARARLTSQTITSVLAFTERQMAAAGLDQVRILLFGGEPLLNPRGCVELLERSADIGMSSAWMISNATLLTPPLARRLSDHGLDSVQVTFDGDRADHDRIRIGRADGGGTFDKIVRNIVRAGEVSPIRWTLRVNVSQENFHGIDAVIDRLAAALDPTRCTLYFARVGDIGIGYANELRTGELTAGFSRWQRRALDLGFTVSRPGSRQTCSTCGHTGGRYGAVVSADGTLASCWETAGKPDWEVGTVADGYLPKTSTDDRWIACEDLYRYDEDARTLAEFRDSVDAGLLDYLDETGRL from the coding sequence GTGAGCGTGGACCAAGCCGACCGCGTCAGCGGCGAGCGTCTTCTCCGAGGCAAGCGCAACTGGTGGTTCCTGGGACCGGGCGGGGTCGCCCGCCTCGGTTCCCGGCACGTCACGGCCGACGGGACCCTGCGTCCCGAGTCGGAACGCAGTCTGCGTGAACGCGGCCTGTTCGCCACCATACCGCCGCAGTCCTACGCGCTGACCGTGCTCACCAGCACCCACTGCAACCTGGGCTGCGGCTACTGCTTCCAGAACACCGCCCAGGACCAGGCAGGCGGCGGCCGCCCGCCCCGGATCGCCCGGGCCCGCCTGACCTCGCAGACGATCACCTCGGTCCTCGCCTTCACCGAGCGGCAGATGGCGGCCGCCGGCCTGGACCAGGTCAGGATCCTCCTCTTCGGTGGCGAGCCCCTGCTCAACCCCCGGGGCTGCGTGGAACTGCTGGAACGGTCCGCCGACATCGGGATGTCCTCGGCCTGGATGATCTCCAACGCCACGCTGCTCACCCCGCCGCTGGCGCGCCGGCTCTCCGACCACGGACTCGACTCCGTCCAGGTCACCTTCGACGGCGACCGCGCCGACCACGACAGGATCCGCATCGGCAGAGCGGACGGCGGCGGGACCTTCGACAAGATCGTCCGCAACATCGTCCGGGCCGGCGAGGTCTCACCGATCCGGTGGACCCTGCGGGTGAACGTCTCCCAGGAGAACTTCCACGGGATCGACGCGGTGATCGACCGGCTCGCGGCCGCGCTCGACCCCACCCGGTGCACGCTGTACTTCGCCCGGGTCGGCGACATCGGCATCGGATACGCCAACGAACTCCGCACCGGCGAACTCACGGCCGGCTTCAGCCGGTGGCAGCGCCGTGCACTCGACCTCGGCTTCACCGTGTCCCGTCCGGGTTCCCGGCAGACCTGCTCCACCTGCGGGCACACCGGGGGCCGCTACGGCGCGGTGGTGAGCGCCGACGGGACCCTGGCCAGCTGCTGGGAGACCGCGGGCAAGCCCGACTGGGAGGTCGGCACGGTCGCCGACGGGTACCTGCCCAAGACCAGCACCGACGACCGCTGGATCGCCTGCGAGGACCTCTACCGCTACGACGAGGACGCCCGGACACTCGCGGAGTTCCGCGACTCCGTCGACGCGGGCCTCCTCGACTACCTGGACGAGACGGGGCGCCTGTAG